A single genomic interval of bacterium harbors:
- a CDS encoding carboxypeptidase regulatory-like domain-containing protein, translating to SDDLKYATNASGAWQIHVVDSAGDAGRYASIALDASGKAHISYYDVSNSNLKYATNVTGAWQIHVVDSAGDAGRYASIALDASGKAHISYYGDSSDDLKYATNASGSWQTQIVDSTGNVGTYTSIALDESGKAHISYYDVTNSNLKYATNASGSWQIQTVDSDGDVGEHSSIALDASGKAHISYYGDSSDDLKYATNASGSWQIQIVDSDGEAGSYTSIALDASGKAHISYCGNNSLKYAANVTGSWQAQTVDSDEGAGSYTSIALDSSGRAHISYYDASNDDLKYATETARPEITDPVIDNPSPNHDGSRGGSSSSGCFINSLQASKEWFQRFFRGMDR from the coding sequence GCAGTGATGACCTGAAGTATGCCACCAATGCTTCCGGCGCATGGCAAATCCACGTTGTGGACAGTGCAGGAGACGCAGGAAGGTATGCCTCGATTGCCCTCGATGCATCCGGGAAGGCGCACATCAGTTATTATGATGTAAGTAATAGCAATCTGAAGTATGCCACGAATGTCACCGGCGCATGGCAAATCCACGTTGTGGACAGTGCAGGAGACGCAGGAAGGTATGCCTCGATTGCCCTCGATGCATCCGGGAAGGCGCACATCAGCTATTATGGTGATAGCAGTGATGACCTGAAGTATGCCACCAATGCCTCTGGCTCATGGCAAACCCAGATTGTGGACAGCACAGGAAATGTGGGAACGTATACCTCGATTGCCCTTGATGAATCCGGAAAGGCGCATATCAGCTATTATGATGTAACTAATAGCAACCTGAAGTATGCCACCAATGCCTCTGGCTCATGGCAAATCCAAACCGTGGATAGCGATGGGGATGTAGGGGAGCATTCCTCGATTGCCCTTGACGCATCCGGGAAGGCGCACATCAGCTATTATGGTGATAGCAGTGATGATCTGAAGTATGCCACCAATGCCTCTGGCTCATGGCAAATCCAAATTGTGGACAGCGATGGAGAAGCAGGATCATACACCTCGATTGCCCTTGATGCATCCGGAAAGGCGCATATCAGTTACTGTGGTAACAATTCCCTGAAGTATGCCGCCAATGTTACCGGCTCATGGCAGGCCCAAACCGTGGATAGCGATGAAGGAGCAGGATCGTATACCTCGATCGCCCTCGATTCATCCGGCAGGGCGCATATCAGCTACTATGATGCCAGTAACGACGATCTCAAGTACGCTACGGAAACAGCTCGGCCCGAAATTACGGATCCTGTCATTGATAATCCTTCTCCGAACCATGATGGTTCTCGTGGCGGTTCCTCATCTTCAGGTTGTTTTATCAATTCCTTACAGGCGTCAAAGGAGTGGTTCCAGAGGTTCTTCAGGGGGATGGACCGATAG
- a CDS encoding glutamine--tRNA ligase/YqeY domain fusion protein, with product MDDPGRGAAVKDDTAPSLDFIRAIIAEDLKAGKNNGRIATRFPPEPNGYLHIGHAKSICLNFGIAAEHPGGTCNLRLDDTNPTKEDVEYVESIKEDIRWLGFDWGDRLFYASDYFEQLYQYAVQLIKEGKAYVCDLSPDEIRETRGTLTEPGRNSPYRNRTVEENLDLFERMRAGEFEDGSHVVRAKIDMASPNLNMRDPTIYRIRRVAHHRTGDRWCIYPMYDFAHCLSDSIEGITHSICTLEFENNRPLYDWFLDELKVKCHPQQIEFARLNLSHTVLSKRKLNELVEQGYVTGWDDPRMPTLAGLRRRGYTPEAIRNFCERVGVAKRDSLVDIALLEYYIREDLNRRAPRVMAVLRPVRVVIDNYPEGQVEELQAENNPEDPTMGKRTIPFSRVLYIEQEDFREEPPKKFFRLAPGREVRLKHAYYITCVDVVKDERTGQIVELHCTYDPATRGGWSSDGRDVKGTLHWVSAAHAIPAEVRLYDHLFTRENPNEVEAGRDFKDYLNPRSLERLTSCKVEPGLAAAAPGSRYQFLRQGYFCLDPVDSVNGALVFNRTAGLRDSWAKIEKSQSGRG from the coding sequence ATGGATGATCCCGGCAGGGGCGCAGCCGTCAAGGACGATACCGCTCCCTCTCTTGACTTTATCCGGGCTATTATTGCCGAGGACCTGAAGGCGGGCAAGAATAATGGCCGGATTGCGACCCGGTTCCCGCCTGAGCCGAATGGTTATCTTCATATCGGCCACGCCAAGTCCATCTGCCTGAATTTCGGGATTGCCGCCGAGCATCCGGGTGGCACCTGCAATCTGCGGCTCGATGACACGAATCCGACCAAAGAGGATGTCGAGTATGTGGAATCGATCAAAGAGGACATCAGATGGCTTGGGTTCGATTGGGGCGATCGCCTGTTTTATGCATCCGACTATTTTGAGCAGCTCTATCAGTATGCCGTGCAGTTGATCAAAGAGGGCAAAGCCTACGTCTGCGACTTAAGCCCGGATGAGATCAGAGAGACGCGCGGCACCCTGACCGAGCCGGGCCGGAACAGTCCGTATCGCAACCGGACGGTCGAAGAGAACCTGGACTTGTTCGAGCGCATGCGGGCGGGAGAATTCGAGGACGGCTCCCATGTAGTCCGGGCCAAAATTGACATGGCTTCTCCCAATTTGAATATGCGGGATCCGACCATCTACCGCATCCGGCGGGTAGCACATCACCGGACGGGTGATCGGTGGTGCATTTATCCCATGTACGACTTTGCTCATTGCCTTTCGGATTCCATCGAGGGGATTACCCACTCTATCTGTACGCTGGAATTCGAGAATAACCGGCCATTATACGACTGGTTCCTGGATGAACTGAAGGTCAAGTGCCATCCGCAGCAAATCGAGTTTGCCCGCCTCAACCTCAGCCATACGGTGCTGAGCAAGCGAAAGCTCAACGAGCTGGTGGAACAGGGATATGTCACCGGCTGGGATGATCCCAGGATGCCTACCCTGGCCGGGCTGCGAAGGCGAGGCTATACACCGGAGGCCATCCGGAACTTTTGTGAGCGCGTGGGCGTGGCCAAAAGAGACAGTCTGGTCGATATCGCCCTGCTCGAATATTATATCCGGGAGGACCTGAACAGGCGGGCACCGAGGGTCATGGCGGTCCTGCGTCCTGTGCGGGTCGTGATTGACAATTACCCGGAAGGACAGGTGGAAGAGCTTCAGGCCGAGAATAATCCGGAAGATCCCACTATGGGAAAACGCACGATCCCCTTCTCCCGGGTACTGTATATCGAGCAGGAGGATTTCCGGGAAGAGCCGCCGAAAAAGTTCTTTCGCCTTGCTCCCGGCCGCGAGGTGCGGTTGAAACATGCCTATTACATCACGTGCGTGGATGTGGTCAAAGACGAGCGAACCGGCCAGATTGTCGAGCTGCACTGCACCTACGATCCGGCAACGCGGGGCGGATGGTCTTCGGATGGCCGTGACGTCAAGGGAACACTGCACTGGGTTTCGGCTGCTCACGCGATTCCTGCTGAGGTGCGGCTGTACGACCACCTGTTCACCAGAGAAAACCCCAACGAGGTGGAGGCTGGCCGTGATTTCAAGGATTATCTGAATCCCCGGTCACTGGAACGGTTGACTTCCTGCAAGGTTGAACCGGGTCTGGCCGCTGCCGCGCCTGGGAGCCGGTATCAGTTCCTGCGGCAGGGTTATTTCTGCCTTGATCCCGTTGATTCCGTCAATGGAGCACTGGTCTTTAACCGGACGGCAGGCTTGCGCGATTCATGGGCCAAGATCGAGAAATCGCAGAGTGGCCGGGGGTAG
- a CDS encoding cytochrome b N-terminal domain-containing protein produces MKASKICTRRIHDSPNVQEGQANGPDNGPDSVLHEGTGALSPIPKLQEYLEPGPVRWSSCSGWIIFYLFCLEGLSGILLLLYYRPTVSEAYESVQQITNILHYGWLVRGVHIWGIHLLVIFLMLHLAQKIITQSYGAALKLTWVLGILLMVLVGIIGATGHLLPWTQGSYWATTFLTQLSTAIPVIGESVKILIRGGSEVSQMTLSRFFALHILIAPFLFTLLAGLHIFSARRSLIPKDLLLQVLMLLVLTAMVFSLSTFSPPRISTKADPLNSILNIKPEWYFMASYETFQLLRIMHPEKQAVSVILGIVLHLGVLLLLLLFPWFAPSQDKAPWLKSLACALTTFGLLIFLTLTLLGACS; encoded by the coding sequence ATGAAGGCAAGTAAGATCTGCACTCGACGCATTCACGACAGTCCGAACGTGCAGGAAGGTCAGGCCAACGGCCCTGACAACGGCCCTGACTCTGTCCTCCACGAGGGAACCGGTGCTCTCAGCCCGATTCCGAAGCTCCAGGAATACCTTGAGCCCGGACCCGTTCGCTGGTCTTCCTGTTCAGGCTGGATTATTTTTTATTTATTCTGCCTTGAAGGGCTCAGCGGCATTCTGCTCCTGCTGTATTATCGCCCTACGGTCTCAGAGGCTTATGAATCAGTTCAGCAGATTACCAATATCCTGCATTATGGCTGGCTGGTCCGGGGGGTGCATATCTGGGGAATACATCTTCTGGTTATTTTCCTGATGCTTCACCTGGCACAGAAAATCATCACCCAAAGCTATGGGGCGGCCTTGAAATTAACCTGGGTATTGGGAATTCTGTTGATGGTTCTGGTGGGTATCATCGGAGCTACAGGGCATTTGCTTCCCTGGACTCAGGGCTCCTATTGGGCAACCACCTTCCTCACTCAGCTTTCGACAGCCATTCCAGTCATTGGCGAATCGGTTAAAATCCTTATCCGTGGAGGGAGTGAAGTCTCACAGATGACCCTCTCCCGCTTTTTCGCCCTGCATATTCTCATTGCTCCTTTTCTCTTCACCCTCCTGGCCGGGCTCCATATATTTTCAGCCAGAAGATCCCTTATTCCCAAAGACCTTCTTCTCCAGGTCTTGATGCTTCTGGTCCTGACGGCTATGGTATTCTCTCTTTCCACGTTTTCTCCTCCCCGGATTTCCACCAAGGCGGATCCTCTCAATTCGATCCTGAATATCAAGCCTGAATGGTATTTCATGGCTTCTTATGAGACCTTTCAGCTTTTGCGAATAATGCATCCGGAGAAGCAGGCAGTAAGCGTTATCCTGGGAATTGTCCTCCACCTTGGGGTTCTTCTGCTGCTCCTGCTGTTCCCCTGGTTTGCTCCCTCGCAAGATAAAGCCCCGTGGCTGAAATCCCTTGCTTGTGCGCTGACCACATTCGGGCTGCTTATTTTCCTGACCCTTACCCTGTTAGGCGCCTGCTCATGA
- a CDS encoding ABC transporter ATP-binding protein produces MTTRIMELKGITHIYRERKVLDIADLSLERGRIYSLVGPNGSGKTTLLSIMGLILEPTSGEIYFEGHPVAGTVGASRMAMQRSMTMVLQNPYLFHMSVAKNIAYGLHVRGIPRKVQAAKVKEALSWVGLEGFEKRRAREISGGETRLVALARALVLDPAIIFLDEPTANVDTRHIHRIESIISRINRERGTTVVMTTHNLSQAYRLADEVFSLFEGSLVTSAMHNLFSGHFEQTQEGISFDTGAIHIWVTPDTLPVDSTHVTIDPENIIVSKEPFASSARNRFEGVISQIVAQEGKILLEIHSQETFKVLITEHSLRDIGLGIGSRVYLTFKASSVNIL; encoded by the coding sequence ATGACGACCAGAATCATGGAGCTGAAAGGCATTACCCATATCTACCGGGAGAGAAAAGTGCTTGACATTGCCGATCTTTCACTTGAAAGAGGCAGGATTTACAGCCTGGTAGGCCCGAACGGCTCCGGGAAAACCACCCTTTTGTCCATCATGGGCCTTATTCTCGAGCCGACGAGCGGCGAGATTTACTTCGAGGGGCATCCGGTAGCCGGTACTGTCGGGGCTTCCCGCATGGCCATGCAAAGATCAATGACCATGGTTCTCCAGAATCCATATCTTTTTCATATGTCGGTGGCGAAAAATATAGCCTATGGATTGCATGTCCGCGGCATTCCCCGGAAAGTCCAGGCGGCCAAAGTCAAAGAAGCGCTTTCCTGGGTTGGGCTGGAGGGGTTTGAAAAAAGGAGGGCCAGGGAAATCTCCGGCGGGGAAACGAGGCTGGTGGCACTGGCCAGGGCCCTGGTTCTTGATCCGGCCATCATTTTTCTGGACGAGCCGACCGCCAATGTAGACACCCGGCATATCCACCGCATCGAGAGCATCATCAGCCGGATCAACCGGGAGCGGGGGACTACGGTGGTGATGACTACCCATAACCTGTCCCAGGCATACCGGCTGGCAGACGAGGTATTCTCCCTCTTTGAAGGCTCTTTAGTGACTTCGGCCATGCACAACCTCTTTTCAGGCCATTTTGAGCAGACTCAGGAAGGCATCTCGTTCGATACCGGAGCAATTCACATCTGGGTCACCCCTGATACCCTGCCCGTGGACTCGACCCATGTGACCATTGATCCGGAAAATATCATCGTCTCGAAAGAGCCCTTTGCTTCAAGTGCCCGAAACAGATTTGAGGGAGTCATCAGCCAGATCGTTGCCCAGGAAGGGAAAATACTCCTCGAAATCCACTCCCAGGAGACATTCAAAGTCCTGATCACGGAACATTCCCTGCGGGATATCGGCCTTGGCATCGGGTCCCGCGTCTATCTGACCTTCAAGGCCTCATCGGTGAATATTCTGTAA
- a CDS encoding ABC transporter permease — protein MGFLPEAFRTSFRLILSLDREVYGIVLRSLDFSLWATALAVLVGVPAGFLVGSRSFRDKSLLITLLNTTMALPSVIVGLLGYALLSRSAPLGFLDLMFSPKAVILGEFFLSLPVITNLTIAAVHSVDYRVTLTARTLGAGRIRTAWTVLMETKFALMAAIIAGFGRAVSEVGAAVMLGGNIRFSTRTMTTAIALETSKGEFGFGLALGFFLLLVVFLINIFLYTLQRRGLPR, from the coding sequence ATGGGCTTTTTGCCTGAGGCTTTCAGGACTTCATTTCGTTTGATCCTCTCGCTCGACCGGGAGGTATACGGCATTGTGCTGCGGTCTCTCGACTTCTCCCTGTGGGCTACGGCCCTGGCTGTTCTGGTCGGCGTGCCAGCCGGTTTTCTGGTTGGCTCACGGTCCTTCAGGGATAAATCTTTGCTCATTACCCTGCTGAACACGACCATGGCTTTACCTTCAGTAATTGTCGGACTCCTCGGCTATGCACTTCTCTCCCGGAGCGCCCCCCTGGGATTTTTAGATCTGATGTTCTCGCCAAAAGCGGTCATTCTGGGTGAATTTTTCCTTTCCCTGCCGGTTATAACCAACTTGACCATAGCGGCTGTCCATTCAGTGGACTACCGGGTGACTCTCACAGCCCGTACTCTGGGTGCAGGCCGGATCCGCACGGCCTGGACCGTGCTGATGGAGACCAAGTTTGCCCTGATGGCCGCCATTATCGCCGGCTTTGGGCGGGCAGTGTCGGAAGTTGGCGCAGCCGTGATGCTGGGTGGAAATATCCGGTTCTCCACCCGGACCATGACTACAGCCATTGCTCTTGAGACCAGCAAGGGAGAGTTTGGGTTCGGGCTCGCCCTGGGTTTTTTCCTTCTGCTGGTGGTGTTTTTGATCAATATCTTCCTGTATACTCTTCAGAGAAGAGGACTGCCCCGGTGA
- a CDS encoding DUF2795 domain-containing protein, with the protein MAVSAADIEKSIKGINFPASKNDLVNTARQHKAQPDVITTLEHLPERTYNTAVDVSKAFGELKQE; encoded by the coding sequence ATGGCAGTCTCAGCAGCTGACATTGAAAAAAGCATAAAAGGGATAAATTTCCCTGCCAGTAAAAATGATCTAGTTAACACAGCCAGGCAACACAAGGCGCAACCGGATGTTATAACAACTTTGGAGCACCTTCCTGAGCGTACCTACAATACTGCCGTGGACGTAAGCAAAGCATTTGGCGAACTGAAACAGGAATAG
- a CDS encoding tetratricopeptide repeat-containing protein: protein MNCRNIPPHNPFFTGREEILKKLHVLLTSGEGAAIVQPHIIFGPSGVGKTQIAIEYAHRHQDEYQAMLWVQASTRLSLISGFTAIASLLNLPGKDSHDQNLVVDMVKQWLDENNRWLLILDDAGVDGSQDVSGDGQPDLVKELANEDDENNHHPHPTSPFKGEEYNESLPFKGEEGNESSLLDFLPEHPKGHILLTCRAQGFPVPSTSRQVKITAMLPDEAVRFLSVRTGRNGNYPEDAPGNGGGEKGEGEKAALTPGEEAACGFIEEYAAGDLAKEGAAPEPAAEEAAAWEIAQELGCLPLALELAGAYITAKSLHFQDYLTRLRRQHKEVSAKSRPGAMKRDGDYPSSVAAALEMSFQEVEKSSGAAADLLRFFTFLAPDSIPGQLPVSGASQLGPAISAALAGAGKTTPYHLDTAAADPPPSVIMPVKSPLDRLLEPLVSYSLIHSVGFAGSVACCVHRLIQAVLQGSMRMNKVSYRLWAERSIRALSQAFPEIAFPTRPLCDSLLPHVRAVADVTGHVHFGFPEAARLFNQAGYYLYTRARYAEAEPFYKLALAIWERILKLEHRPAHRLDYPDATAGADPDNLRVLSSGAQAPYAQAHYAKTHCDRDRHVQAKPLSPQASALSMSPDHLNAAQNLNHLAVLYDVQGKYAEAAQLYRQALEIRERTLGPDHPDVAKNIDNLATIYYTQGKYADAAMLYRRALEIRERSLGPDHPDVGRNLTNLAVVSFNQGKYQEAEQLFRRVLAIREKTLGPDHQEVIADLNNLVTIYTVQGRYKEAKPLSRRVSAIRKKAFGPDHPGVAQSLSNLAELHRSQGRYAEAEELHRRALAMREKTLGLKHPEVAQSLYNLAVLSCNQGRQAEAEQLFRRALTIREKALGPDHPDLGPCLTNLAAIHYSEGRYAEASELHRRVLGIREKTLGPDHPDMAECLENYADLLRKAGGNEAGVKEVEARAAAIRTRTGYGKNRLYPV from the coding sequence ATGAACTGCCGTAACATCCCTCCGCATAATCCGTTCTTCACTGGCCGGGAGGAAATACTTAAAAAACTGCATGTCCTCCTCACCTCCGGTGAAGGTGCGGCTATAGTCCAGCCTCATATTATCTTCGGCCCTTCAGGGGTTGGCAAAACCCAGATTGCCATTGAGTATGCCCACCGTCATCAGGATGAATACCAGGCGATGCTGTGGGTGCAGGCCAGTACGCGCTTATCACTGATATCAGGATTTACTGCCATAGCAAGCCTCTTGAATCTCCCCGGAAAGGATTCCCATGATCAGAACCTGGTTGTGGATATGGTGAAGCAATGGCTTGATGAAAATAACCGCTGGCTGCTGATCCTTGATGATGCCGGTGTTGATGGTTCTCAAGATGTCAGCGGTGACGGCCAGCCTGATTTAGTCAAAGAGTTAGCCAATGAGGATGATGAAAATAACCATCACCCCCACCCAACCTCCCCCTTCAAGGGGGAGGAGTATAATGAAAGCTTGCCCTTTAAGGGGGAGGAGGGTAATGAAAGCTCTCTCCTCGACTTTCTTCCTGAGCACCCGAAGGGGCATATCCTGCTTACCTGCCGGGCTCAGGGGTTCCCTGTTCCGAGCACCTCCAGGCAGGTGAAAATAACTGCCATGCTGCCTGATGAGGCAGTGAGGTTTCTCTCCGTCCGTACCGGGCGGAATGGTAATTATCCAGAAGATGCACCTGGAAATGGAGGTGGAGAAAAGGGAGAGGGGGAAAAAGCAGCCCTTACCCCTGGCGAGGAGGCGGCTTGCGGCTTTATCGAAGAATATGCAGCCGGGGACCTGGCAAAAGAGGGTGCAGCTCCAGAACCTGCTGCTGAAGAAGCAGCCGCCTGGGAGATTGCCCAGGAACTTGGCTGCCTGCCTTTGGCCCTTGAGCTGGCGGGGGCGTATATTACAGCTAAGAGCTTGCATTTTCAGGATTACCTTACCAGATTGCGCAGGCAGCATAAGGAGGTGTCTGCAAAGTCAAGACCGGGTGCAATGAAGAGAGATGGCGATTATCCCTCCTCAGTTGCCGCTGCCCTGGAAATGAGCTTCCAGGAGGTGGAAAAATCATCCGGGGCTGCGGCTGATCTCCTGCGTTTTTTCACCTTCCTGGCACCGGACAGTATCCCCGGCCAGCTCCCTGTCAGCGGAGCCTCACAGCTTGGGCCTGCAATTTCCGCTGCCCTGGCAGGTGCGGGGAAGACTACCCCATACCATCTTGACACTGCTGCTGCCGATCCTCCCCCCTCTGTCATCATGCCTGTCAAAAGTCCATTGGATCGCCTGCTTGAGCCGCTGGTGAGCTACTCGCTGATTCACTCCGTCGGCTTCGCCGGTTCAGTCGCCTGCTGCGTTCACCGGCTCATTCAGGCTGTGCTGCAGGGCAGCATGCGCATGAATAAGGTCAGCTATCGGCTTTGGGCTGAGCGCTCTATTCGCGCACTTAGTCAGGCATTTCCGGAGATTGCCTTTCCAACCCGGCCTTTGTGTGACTCTCTTCTTCCTCATGTCCGGGCTGTGGCAGATGTTACCGGGCACGTGCACTTCGGTTTTCCGGAAGCAGCGCGTCTTTTCAATCAGGCAGGCTATTACTTGTATACCCGTGCCCGCTACGCTGAGGCAGAGCCGTTCTACAAATTGGCTCTCGCCATTTGGGAAAGAATCCTGAAGCTCGAACATCGGCCTGCCCACCGGCTTGACTATCCTGATGCGACTGCCGGCGCAGACCCCGATAACCTGCGGGTGTTGTCCTCCGGTGCTCAGGCACCGTATGCCCAGGCACATTATGCCAAGACACATTGTGACAGGGACAGGCATGTTCAGGCAAAGCCCCTCTCTCCGCAGGCGAGCGCCCTTTCCATGAGTCCGGATCACCTCAATGCAGCCCAAAACCTCAATCATCTGGCGGTGCTGTACGATGTCCAGGGTAAATATGCAGAGGCAGCGCAGCTCTACCGACAGGCACTGGAAATCAGGGAGCGGACTCTGGGTCCCGATCACCCGGATGTGGCCAAAAATATCGATAATCTGGCTACCATCTATTATACCCAGGGTAAATATGCTGATGCAGCGATGCTTTACCGGCGGGCGCTGGAAATCAGGGAGCGGAGCCTTGGCCCTGATCATCCGGATGTAGGCCGGAACCTCACCAACCTGGCGGTGGTTTCATTCAATCAGGGCAAGTATCAGGAGGCGGAACAGCTTTTCCGGCGGGTTTTGGCCATCAGGGAGAAAACCCTTGGTCCGGACCATCAGGAAGTGATTGCAGACCTCAATAACCTGGTGACGATCTACACTGTTCAGGGCAGGTACAAAGAAGCCAAACCGCTTTCAAGACGGGTTTCAGCTATCCGGAAGAAGGCCTTTGGGCCGGATCATCCGGGCGTAGCCCAGAGCCTCAGCAATCTGGCAGAGCTTCATCGCAGCCAGGGAAGATATGCTGAAGCCGAAGAGCTTCACCGGCGGGCGCTGGCCATGAGAGAGAAAACTCTTGGACTGAAACATCCGGAGGTTGCCCAAAGTCTCTATAATCTGGCAGTGCTTTCCTGCAATCAGGGCAGGCAGGCAGAGGCAGAGCAGCTTTTCCGGCGGGCATTGACCATCAGAGAAAAGGCCCTTGGCCCGGACCACCCTGACCTTGGCCCCTGCCTTACCAATCTGGCAGCGATCCACTACAGCGAGGGAAGGTACGCCGAGGCGTCGGAGTTACACCGGCGGGTGCTTGGCATCAGAGAGAAAACCCTCGGTCCGGATCATCCGGATATGGCCGAATGCCTTGAAAATTATGCTGATCTGCTCCGCAAGGCAGGTGGCAATGAGGCCGGGGTAAAAGAAGTTGAGGCCAGGGCTGCGGCTATCCGCACAAGAACAGGATACGGCAAAAACCGTCTCTACCCGGTGTGA
- a CDS encoding LysM peptidoglycan-binding domain-containing protein — MATRSDFEPHEWQLLMNAPHLIYSLLTGGADDVTRSEAKAMHKFLEGYQSGNPLVQDVLVSSREKPPTGGAEAAQLGGGPEGSALRQLQQVGYILSQKVNRQEADEYRNFLLTLGRKIAEAASERFLGLGKKVSDEEAQTLDSIAYALKATAAEAVGPGPEGRIYEVKPGDSLSKIALHFYGNSSEWPKIYEANKEQIDNPDLIHPGQKFRIP, encoded by the coding sequence ATGGCAACCAGATCAGATTTTGAACCGCATGAGTGGCAATTATTGATGAATGCACCTCACCTGATCTACTCTCTGCTCACTGGTGGCGCAGATGATGTAACCAGGTCTGAGGCAAAGGCAATGCATAAATTCCTGGAAGGCTACCAAAGCGGTAACCCGCTGGTTCAGGACGTGCTGGTTAGCAGCAGGGAGAAACCACCTACAGGAGGTGCAGAGGCTGCCCAGCTCGGAGGAGGGCCGGAAGGGTCGGCACTGCGGCAACTCCAGCAGGTAGGGTACATATTGAGCCAAAAAGTCAACCGGCAGGAAGCCGATGAATACCGGAACTTCCTGCTGACCCTCGGCCGTAAAATTGCCGAAGCAGCAAGCGAGAGATTTCTTGGCCTGGGCAAAAAAGTCAGCGATGAAGAAGCACAGACATTGGACTCCATAGCTTATGCCTTGAAAGCCACTGCCGCGGAAGCTGTCGGGCCAGGGCCAGAGGGACGCATCTACGAGGTAAAACCCGGCGATTCCCTCAGCAAGATCGCCCTGCACTTCTATGGCAATTCCTCTGAATGGCCGAAGATTTACGAAGCCAACAAAGAGCAGATCGATAATCCGGATTTGATACACCCTGGTCAGAAATTTCGCATCCCATAA
- a CDS encoding glutaminyl-peptide cyclotransferase, protein MPRNIVICFFMVVIFIVAVSIAFFPLPSGNAQLRNLYGTTIYGTGSPGINSLGTAVSGVGSLSGFGSGSGSISGFNPYSSGSYYTPSFYSSIDSLIAPPGLLFALPAVSGFSQIASSRGVVRSGQQSLSGSSPQGISRQPVNPLLAAISPSVGTNGLYYSSPDYLSRSTGAVNLVSASNVSASSLSAFRPFTPFFTGSQILQQLLLQPYAAIHGGPGSLISWPRAEVVVPATSPVVPVNYTYTVVNVFPHDKGAFTEGLVYNGGFLYEGTGIPGLSEIRKVDLLTGTVLQSRDLPAPYFGEGITIYAGNLIELTWQHNIGFVYDKVTFDLLQTFTYPTEGWGLTHNGTNLIMSDGTATLHFLDPVTFAEVSSLDVYDQNGPVLWLNELEYIKGVIFANVWLTDRVVMISPTTGRVVGSINLAGLLSPADIVFPLDVLNGIAYDAKNDRLFVTGKWWPKLFEIDLVPLP, encoded by the coding sequence ATGCCCAGAAATATTGTCATCTGCTTTTTCATGGTTGTTATTTTCATAGTTGCTGTTTCCATAGCTTTCTTTCCTTTGCCATCAGGGAATGCTCAGTTGAGAAACCTTTACGGCACTACCATCTACGGTACGGGCAGTCCGGGTATTAACAGCCTTGGCACTGCCGTCTCCGGCGTCGGTTCTCTTTCCGGCTTCGGCTCTGGCTCCGGCTCCATTTCCGGCTTCAATCCCTATAGCTCCGGCAGTTATTATACTCCTTCATTCTATTCATCGATTGATTCACTGATTGCCCCTCCTGGCCTGCTCTTTGCTCTTCCGGCGGTCTCCGGTTTCAGCCAGATTGCCAGCTCTCGCGGGGTAGTACGGTCCGGTCAGCAGAGTTTATCCGGCTCCAGCCCGCAGGGGATATCCAGGCAGCCGGTAAATCCGCTTTTAGCTGCAATCTCCCCTTCTGTCGGGACAAATGGCCTATACTATTCCTCTCCGGATTATCTTTCCCGGAGCACTGGTGCCGTAAACCTTGTGTCAGCCTCTAATGTATCAGCCTCCAGTTTATCAGCATTCAGGCCGTTTACTCCCTTCTTCACCGGGTCACAAATCCTTCAGCAGCTTCTGCTTCAGCCGTATGCAGCCATTCATGGCGGTCCTGGCAGCCTGATAAGCTGGCCGAGGGCTGAAGTGGTGGTTCCGGCAACTTCCCCTGTTGTTCCGGTCAATTACACCTACACGGTAGTAAATGTCTTCCCGCACGACAAGGGCGCTTTCACCGAAGGGCTGGTTTATAATGGCGGCTTTCTGTACGAGGGCACCGGAATTCCGGGGCTGTCGGAAATTCGCAAAGTGGATCTCTTGACCGGCACTGTCCTGCAAAGCCGCGATCTTCCCGCTCCCTACTTTGGCGAAGGGATAACTATTTATGCGGGCAATCTCATCGAGCTGACCTGGCAGCACAATATCGGGTTTGTTTATGATAAGGTCACTTTTGACCTGCTTCAGACCTTCACCTATCCGACCGAGGGCTGGGGACTGACTCACAATGGAACAAATCTGATCATGAGCGATGGCACAGCAACCCTGCATTTTCTCGATCCGGTCACTTTCGCTGAAGTCAGCTCGCTCGATGTGTATGACCAGAATGGTCCGGTGCTCTGGCTCAATGAGCTGGAATATATCAAGGGGGTAATCTTCGCCAATGTCTGGCTGACGGACCGGGTTGTCATGATTTCACCCACGACAGGCCGGGTGGTAGGCTCGATCAATCTGGCTGGTCTTCTGAGCCCGGCAGATATCGTCTTTCCGCTCGATGTGCTCAATGGCATTGCCTATGATGCCAAAAATGACCGGCTGTTTGTGACCGGAAAGTGGTGGCCCAAGCTCTTTGAAATTGACCTGGTTCCGCTTCCGTAA